A genomic stretch from Streptomyces venezuelae ATCC 10712 includes:
- a CDS encoding PAS domain-containing protein, producing the protein MSSRPSRGAARLAAILDALPDGLVLVNCNGTVVNANTIALGMFETPGTALVGRGLLDLLPAFDSRLIPGSMRRPEGTDERGRTKPTRMIARRTDGSEFPVEVTSASLEDGREAYDSYGGYTGDELLMLVVRDLTGTLDTEAELARSQRQTEMILRAAAEGVVGTDTDGRVVLVNPAAAQILGYRAGELGGQELHPLILDKRADGEPFPYEESPLADTLKSGRKHRVRGQVLWAKKGERVPVDLTTAPVRDGDQLVGAVMTFTDRRPYEQLVEEHAAAIKELTERNAAELADRAERAAAEREAQQERYASLAARHEQLTAVLAESLRGPLMELRTQLGALAADDAGQLWPEANQVLHHLAAGYARMTALVDNVLGYQRLDSGAETLDKRVALLDGVVTAGIDGAVDLIGPGRAQFAVHAPPVEAEVDAARLATALAHLVADVAGVDATGKNRAVAPGAAPADSTIVVAAAQRGDVVRIEVRGPYAGGDPVHGPVVRGIVAAHGGVVQTHEVPGTSGGAYVLEVPLGAGRGTVPATERQPEGPTGGPATGTAVGTGSAAGTGSAAGGVSGPVGGGRGGGGGREALALPAQASPPVSAPAPAPVPAPASAPVPAPASASAAVASLPAAGDSSETSGGGRRRARRASTDAFLESPVAPEGLAEPSGRRRARTGEATGGPAELIPAQQHASAPSVADAAAGAAGSGAPGVEPTGRRRGRPAEGSVVTAAEGAQGRAALGAAVPPQGVAVEPTGASAPSAAPALARALPAVASTEVAPVSAPEGQPSGRRRRALAAAQERAAAAEAGPRTPFALPPAEADRPDEPVADSTAGPVAPPYAGPVAPPYAGPVAPPYAGPGGVLPVSDEGQHEAVQGVPGADHTPPQPPPHVPHPHLPQADPETGPQANQQAGLQAGPTGRRRAVTPPPPEEPRNSTSSGSGTGTGSVPLPPELPMPMSMPTQAPTPTSTPAPVPKDSTQGRAFSVRTLGQGVPFVPPASAAQTPSAPAAGPTPAPAAPPVAHGAPSNGSGRRRKLATPPEVDPPAVGGEARPHPQAETASAPAAESSLGLVPAASEGRAYAIGAPAAGSAEGPEPLDGPGGAVEVANRPAPRPVDDELPPEPLDNPRRLLVWPAPDVSTQQALSDRGYRPVIVHSREEVDAQIAAFPAALFVDPLTGPITRTALQSLRQAAVAAEVPVLLAAGLGQATREAAYGADPAVLLKALAPRDSEQHPSRVLLIEENEDIAEALAATLERRGMQVARAATDTEAVTLATQTRPNLVVMDLMQVRRRRAGIIDWLRANGQLNRTPLVVYTSADLVEEELPKLSSGETVLFLAERSNSAEVQARIVDLLAKIGTN; encoded by the coding sequence GTGAGCAGCAGGCCATCCCGGGGCGCTGCTCGCCTCGCAGCCATACTCGACGCCCTCCCCGACGGCCTCGTGCTCGTCAACTGCAACGGCACGGTCGTCAACGCCAACACCATCGCCCTCGGCATGTTCGAGACCCCTGGCACCGCGCTCGTCGGGCGCGGTCTGCTCGACCTGCTGCCGGCCTTCGACTCGCGCCTCATCCCCGGCTCCATGCGCCGCCCCGAGGGCACCGACGAGCGGGGCCGTACCAAGCCGACCCGGATGATCGCCCGCCGTACGGACGGCAGCGAGTTCCCCGTCGAGGTGACCAGCGCCAGCCTCGAGGACGGCCGCGAGGCCTACGACTCGTACGGCGGCTACACCGGCGACGAGCTGCTCATGCTGGTCGTCCGCGACCTCACCGGCACCCTCGACACCGAGGCCGAACTGGCCCGTTCGCAGCGGCAGACCGAGATGATCCTGCGCGCCGCGGCCGAGGGCGTCGTCGGCACCGACACCGACGGCCGGGTCGTCCTCGTCAACCCCGCCGCGGCCCAGATCCTCGGTTACCGCGCCGGTGAACTCGGCGGCCAGGAGCTCCACCCGCTGATCCTCGACAAGCGGGCCGACGGCGAGCCCTTCCCGTACGAGGAGTCGCCGCTCGCCGACACCCTCAAGTCGGGCCGCAAGCACCGCGTCCGCGGGCAGGTCCTCTGGGCGAAGAAGGGCGAGCGGGTGCCGGTCGACCTCACGACCGCCCCGGTCCGCGACGGCGACCAGCTCGTCGGCGCCGTCATGACCTTCACCGACCGCAGGCCGTACGAGCAGCTCGTCGAGGAACACGCCGCCGCGATCAAGGAACTCACCGAGCGGAACGCCGCCGAACTCGCCGACCGTGCCGAGCGCGCCGCCGCCGAACGGGAGGCGCAGCAGGAGCGGTACGCCTCCCTCGCCGCCCGGCACGAGCAGCTCACGGCCGTCCTCGCCGAGTCGCTGCGCGGCCCCCTGATGGAGCTGCGCACCCAGCTCGGGGCGCTCGCCGCCGACGACGCCGGCCAGCTCTGGCCCGAGGCCAACCAGGTCCTGCACCACCTCGCCGCCGGGTACGCCCGGATGACGGCGCTCGTCGACAACGTCCTCGGCTACCAGCGCCTGGACTCCGGCGCGGAGACCCTGGACAAGCGCGTCGCGCTCCTCGACGGGGTCGTGACGGCGGGCATCGACGGGGCCGTCGACCTGATCGGTCCCGGCCGCGCCCAGTTCGCCGTGCACGCGCCGCCCGTCGAGGCCGAGGTCGACGCCGCCCGCCTCGCGACGGCGCTCGCGCACCTCGTCGCGGACGTCGCCGGCGTCGACGCGACCGGCAAGAACCGGGCCGTGGCCCCCGGCGCCGCCCCGGCCGACTCCACGATCGTCGTCGCGGCCGCCCAGCGGGGCGATGTCGTACGCATCGAGGTCCGCGGCCCGTACGCGGGCGGCGACCCGGTCCACGGGCCGGTCGTGCGGGGCATCGTGGCCGCGCACGGCGGTGTCGTGCAGACCCACGAGGTGCCGGGGACGAGTGGCGGCGCGTACGTCCTGGAGGTCCCGCTCGGCGCCGGCCGGGGCACGGTCCCGGCGACGGAGCGGCAGCCTGAGGGCCCGACGGGCGGCCCGGCCACAGGAACGGCCGTCGGGACCGGCTCGGCTGCCGGGACCGGCTCGGCTGCCGGGGGAGTCAGTGGGCCCGTGGGCGGTGGGCGAGGCGGTGGTGGGGGCCGGGAGGCGCTCGCGCTGCCCGCGCAGGCCTCCCCGCCCGTCTCGGCTCCGGCCCCGGCCCCTGTGCCGGCCCCGGCTTCGGCTCCTGTACCGGCCCCCGCTTCCGCTTCGGCCGCTGTCGCTTCCCTCCCCGCCGCCGGCGATTCCTCGGAGACCTCCGGTGGCGGGCGGCGGCGGGCCCGGCGGGCCTCCACGGACGCCTTCCTGGAGAGCCCCGTCGCCCCCGAGGGCCTCGCCGAGCCCAGCGGCCGCCGCCGGGCCCGTACCGGAGAGGCCACCGGCGGACCCGCCGAGCTGATTCCGGCCCAGCAGCACGCCTCCGCACCGTCGGTGGCCGATGCGGCCGCCGGTGCGGCCGGTTCCGGCGCCCCGGGCGTCGAGCCGACCGGGCGGCGCCGCGGGCGGCCCGCCGAGGGCTCCGTGGTGACCGCCGCGGAGGGTGCGCAGGGGCGGGCGGCGCTCGGCGCCGCGGTGCCGCCACAGGGTGTCGCGGTGGAGCCCACCGGAGCTTCCGCCCCTTCCGCCGCTCCGGCCCTGGCCCGCGCCCTGCCGGCCGTCGCGTCCACCGAGGTCGCCCCCGTGTCCGCGCCCGAGGGGCAGCCGAGCGGGCGCCGCAGGCGGGCCCTCGCCGCCGCGCAGGAGCGGGCGGCGGCGGCCGAGGCCGGGCCCCGGACGCCGTTCGCGCTGCCGCCCGCCGAGGCCGACCGTCCCGACGAGCCGGTCGCCGACTCGACGGCCGGGCCCGTCGCGCCTCCGTACGCCGGGCCTGTCGCACCCCCGTACGCCGGGCCTGTCGCGCCTCCGTATGCCGGGCCGGGCGGGGTGCTGCCCGTCTCGGACGAGGGTCAGCACGAGGCCGTACAGGGCGTCCCGGGCGCGGATCACACGCCTCCGCAGCCCCCTCCGCACGTACCGCACCCGCACCTGCCGCAGGCGGACCCGGAGACGGGCCCGCAGGCGAACCAGCAGGCCGGGCTTCAGGCCGGGCCGACCGGGCGGCGCCGGGCCGTCACGCCTCCGCCGCCGGAGGAGCCGCGGAACAGCACCAGCTCCGGTTCGGGGACCGGCACCGGTTCCGTACCGCTGCCGCCCGAGTTGCCGATGCCGATGTCCATGCCGACGCAGGCGCCGACGCCGACGTCGACGCCTGCGCCCGTGCCGAAGGACTCGACGCAGGGTCGGGCGTTCAGCGTCCGCACCCTCGGGCAGGGTGTGCCCTTCGTTCCCCCGGCGTCCGCGGCCCAGACTCCGTCCGCACCGGCCGCCGGTCCCACACCCGCCCCGGCCGCACCTCCCGTGGCCCACGGCGCGCCCTCCAACGGCTCCGGGCGGCGGCGGAAGCTCGCCACCCCGCCGGAGGTCGACCCGCCGGCCGTCGGCGGCGAGGCCCGGCCGCACCCGCAGGCCGAGACGGCGTCCGCCCCGGCGGCCGAGTCGTCGCTCGGGCTCGTGCCCGCCGCGTCCGAGGGACGCGCGTACGCCATAGGGGCGCCCGCCGCAGGCTCCGCCGAGGGTCCGGAGCCGCTCGACGGCCCCGGCGGCGCCGTCGAGGTCGCCAACCGGCCCGCACCGCGGCCCGTCGACGACGAACTGCCCCCGGAGCCCCTGGACAACCCGCGCCGGCTACTCGTCTGGCCCGCGCCGGACGTCTCCACCCAGCAGGCGCTCAGCGACCGTGGCTACCGGCCGGTGATCGTGCACTCCCGCGAGGAGGTCGACGCGCAGATCGCCGCCTTCCCGGCCGCGCTCTTCGTCGACCCGCTGACCGGTCCCATCACCCGTACCGCGCTCCAGTCGCTCCGTCAGGCCGCCGTCGCCGCCGAGGTGCCCGTCCTGCTCGCGGCCGGGCTCGGGCAGGCGACCCGGGAGGCCGCGTACGGCGCCGATCCGGCCGTACTCCTCAAGGCCCTCGCACCGCGCGACAGCGAGCAGCACCCGTCGCGGGTCCTGCTCATCGAGGAGAACGAGGACATCGCCGAGGCGCTCGCGGCCACCCTGGAGCGGCGCGGGATGCAGGTCGCGCGCGCGGCCACGGACACGGAAGCGGTCACGCTGGCCACCCAGACCCGGCCGAACCTGGTGGTGATGGACCTGATGCAGGTACGCCGCCGCCGGGCCGGGATCATCGACTGGCTGCGGGCGAACGGGCAGCTCAACCGCACCCCGCTCGTCGTCTACACCTCGGCCGACCTCGTCGAGGAGGAGCTGCCGAAGCTGTCCTCCGGCGAGACCGTCCTCTTCCTCGCCGAGCGTTCGAACAGCGCCGAGGTCCAGGCCCGGATCGTCGACCTGCTCGCGAAGATCGGCACCAACTAA
- a CDS encoding SSI family serine proteinase inhibitor produces MLRRLVLASLATAAAGSAGFGPLPPLPLLSAPETLTVTVAESGDPSADGTFELTCDDRPGGNHPAREDACERLGQLAKEGANPFKPVPADQFCTQVYGGPAVAHITGTWQGRTVDARFSRANGCEIDRWENLEPVLPLVRG; encoded by the coding sequence ATGCTGCGCCGCCTCGTCCTCGCGTCCCTCGCCACCGCCGCCGCCGGTTCCGCCGGGTTCGGGCCGCTGCCGCCGCTGCCGCTGCTCTCGGCGCCCGAGACGCTGACCGTGACGGTCGCCGAAAGCGGGGACCCGAGCGCCGACGGCACCTTCGAGCTGACGTGTGACGACCGGCCCGGCGGCAACCACCCCGCCCGTGAGGACGCCTGCGAGCGGCTCGGGCAGCTCGCGAAGGAGGGCGCGAACCCGTTCAAGCCCGTCCCCGCCGACCAGTTCTGCACGCAGGTATACGGCGGTCCCGCCGTCGCGCACATCACCGGCACCTGGCAGGGCCGCACCGTCGACGCCCGCTTCTCCCGGGCCAACGGCTGCGAGATCGACCGCTGGGAGAATCTGGAGCCGGTCCTTCCTCTTGTCCGGGGATGA